Proteins from a genomic interval of Ferrovibrio terrae:
- a CDS encoding penicillin acylase family protein, with amino-acid sequence MSGPVEILRDRNAVAHIRASSRNDAAFGLGYAHAQDRLWQMEVQRRIAAGRLAELFGAAALNTDKFIRTLGIRRKAVTAFAHLKPETQTTLQAYADGVNAFLASRNGPLPPEFLIFDVTPEPWTPADSLGWLKMMAWDLGGNWGRELATLGLAKRLTKQQIEEFYPPYPGDGPVALADMTDLYRQVAAAVDVERLLEILPPERPEGIGSNNWVINGKRTVTGQPLLANDPHLGLATPALWYFAHMASPAGAAIGATLPGVPGVVLGHNGRIAWGFTNTGPDTQDLYIEKIDPADTTQYVTPEGSAAFVTRQETIKQRSGEDVVITVRETRHGPVISDVHDGARQQLEAGYVLAFAWTALLDEDTTADALLGLDSVTDWNGFNDNLRRFVSPQQNIVYADREGNIGFVAPGLIPIRRADNDLKGLAPAPGWDARYDWNGFIPFDQLPRSYNPPPGTIVTANNKIVPDSYPHFITADWAEPYRARRIEQLLKERNVHSVESFKQLQGDIMSPMVGEILPLLLAVPPKNLPRNSELPGSHGLMASWDGNMSVNRAEPLIFQAWYRELTRLILADELGDAFQPLWRFRPILIKNILTNQNGQSRWCANQATGATTPCSELVAEALDRALDDLKVRYGSDMARWRWGEAHSARGTHRPFSNIAMLRRFFEVSVPTGGDAFTVNVGRNDLANDKDPFGNRHAASLRAIYDLADLNRSQFMHSTGQSGHVLSRHYRDYATPWAAVEYIPMSMRPADFETGALGRLRLTAR; translated from the coding sequence CTGTCCGGCCCCGTTGAGATTCTGCGTGACCGGAATGCCGTCGCGCATATCCGCGCCAGCAGCCGCAATGACGCAGCCTTCGGCCTCGGCTATGCCCATGCGCAGGACCGTCTCTGGCAGATGGAAGTTCAGCGTCGCATTGCCGCCGGCCGGCTGGCTGAACTGTTTGGCGCGGCTGCGCTCAACACCGACAAATTCATTCGTACGCTGGGCATCCGACGCAAGGCCGTCACCGCCTTTGCGCATCTGAAGCCCGAGACGCAGACGACGCTGCAGGCCTATGCCGATGGCGTGAATGCCTTCCTCGCCAGCCGCAACGGTCCACTGCCGCCGGAATTTCTGATCTTCGATGTTACGCCCGAGCCCTGGACGCCGGCAGACTCTCTCGGCTGGCTGAAAATGATGGCCTGGGATCTGGGCGGCAACTGGGGCCGTGAACTCGCCACACTCGGTCTCGCAAAACGCCTGACGAAGCAGCAGATCGAAGAATTCTATCCGCCCTATCCCGGCGATGGCCCGGTCGCCCTGGCTGATATGACAGATTTGTATCGCCAGGTTGCGGCCGCCGTTGATGTCGAGCGCCTGCTTGAAATCCTGCCGCCCGAGCGGCCGGAAGGCATCGGCTCCAACAACTGGGTGATAAACGGCAAGCGCACGGTGACCGGCCAGCCGCTGCTGGCCAACGATCCGCATCTCGGTCTCGCCACGCCAGCGCTGTGGTATTTCGCGCATATGGCGTCACCCGCCGGCGCTGCGATCGGCGCGACGTTGCCCGGCGTGCCGGGCGTGGTGCTGGGCCATAACGGCCGCATCGCCTGGGGCTTCACCAATACCGGCCCGGACACGCAGGACCTTTATATCGAGAAGATTGATCCCGCAGATACGACGCAGTATGTCACGCCTGAGGGCTCGGCGGCCTTCGTCACGCGGCAGGAAACTATCAAGCAGCGCAGCGGCGAGGATGTCGTCATCACCGTGCGAGAAACGCGCCATGGCCCGGTGATCTCCGATGTACATGACGGCGCACGCCAGCAACTGGAGGCCGGTTATGTCCTCGCTTTTGCGTGGACCGCCCTGCTGGATGAAGACACTACGGCCGACGCCCTGCTCGGCCTCGACAGTGTGACGGACTGGAACGGTTTCAACGATAACCTGCGCCGCTTCGTCTCGCCGCAGCAAAACATCGTTTACGCCGACCGAGAGGGCAATATCGGTTTCGTCGCGCCGGGACTGATCCCGATCCGCCGCGCCGACAACGATCTAAAGGGCCTTGCACCGGCCCCCGGCTGGGATGCGCGCTACGACTGGAACGGCTTCATTCCGTTCGACCAACTGCCGCGCAGCTACAATCCACCGCCCGGCACCATCGTCACGGCTAACAACAAGATCGTGCCCGACAGTTATCCTCATTTCATCACCGCCGACTGGGCTGAGCCGTATCGCGCCCGCCGCATCGAACAGTTGCTGAAGGAGCGCAATGTCCACTCGGTGGAAAGCTTCAAACAGCTGCAGGGCGATATCATGTCACCGATGGTGGGGGAAATCCTGCCGCTCCTGCTGGCCGTGCCGCCGAAGAACCTGCCGCGCAACAGCGAACTGCCGGGCAGCCATGGCCTGATGGCCTCATGGGACGGCAACATGTCGGTCAATCGCGCCGAGCCGCTGATTTTCCAGGCCTGGTATCGCGAACTCACCCGCCTGATCCTAGCCGACGAACTGGGGGATGCCTTCCAGCCGTTGTGGCGCTTCCGGCCGATTCTGATCAAGAATATCCTCACCAACCAGAACGGCCAGAGCCGCTGGTGCGCCAACCAGGCGACCGGCGCCACCACGCCCTGCTCCGAACTGGTCGCCGAAGCGCTGGACCGGGCACTCGACGACCTCAAGGTGCGCTACGGGTCGGACATGGCGCGCTGGCGCTGGGGTGAGGCCCATTCGGCACGGGGCACGCACCGGCCCTTCAGTAACATCGCCATGCTGCGGCGCTTCTTCGAAGTCAGCGTTCCCACCGGTGGCGATGCCTTTACGGTGAATGTCGGCCGCAACGATCTTGCCAACGACAAGGATCCGTTCGGGAATCGCCATGCCGCGTCGCTGCGGGCGATCTACGATCTGGCCGACCTGAACCGGTCGCAGTTCATGCATTCGACCGGCCAGTCCGGCCATGTCCTGTCGCGACACTACCGGGATTATGCGACCCCCTGGGCGGCAGTTGAGTATATTCCCATGTCGATGCGGCCCGCCGATTTCGAGACCGGAGCCTTGGGACGCCTGCGCCTGACCGCTCGATAG